The following proteins are co-located in the Poecile atricapillus isolate bPoeAtr1 chromosome 2, bPoeAtr1.hap1, whole genome shotgun sequence genome:
- the BHLHE22 gene encoding class E basic helix-loop-helix protein 22 — translation MERALGLPAEEDLFHKSLAASAKRMESAFRSPPGLDLSHPRDRQPSPLACYEASEPEALLQPGVGGDPLALPPGSVCVKYGESASRSSVAESSGGEQSPDDDSDGRCELVLRGAGGDPRVASPAAGGGGGGGGGLKAAEGSCSNSHGHGGSKKSKEQKALRLNINARERRRMHDLNDALDELRAVIPYAHSPSVRKLSKIATLLLAKNYILMQAQALEEMRRLVAYLNQGQAISAASLPSSAAAAAAAAAALHPALGAYEQAAGYPFSAGLPPATSCPEKCAIFNSVSSSLCKQCTEKP, via the coding sequence ATGGAGCGGGCGCTGGGGCTGCCCGCAGAAGAGGACCTCTTCCACAAGAGCCTCGCCGCCTCGGCCAAGCGCATGGAGTCCGCCTTCCGCTCGCCCCCGGGGCTCGACCTCTCCCACCCCCGCGACCGCCAGCCCTCGCCGCTCGCCTGCTACGAGGCGTCGGAGCCCGAGGCGCTGCTGCAGCCCGGAGTCGGCGGCGACCCGCTGGCGCTGCCGCCGGGCTCCGTCTGCGTCAAGTACGGCGAGAGCGCCAGCCGCAGCTCGGTGGCCGAGAGCAGCGGCGGCGAGCAGAGCCCCGACGACGACAGCGACGGCCGCTGCGAGCTGGTGCTGCGCGGCGCCGGGGGGGACCCGCGCGTCGCCTcgccggcggcgggcggcggcggaggggggggcggggggctgAAGGCGGCCGAGGGCAGCTGCTCCAACAGCCACGGGCACGGCGGCAGCAAGAAGTCCAAGGAGCAGAAGGCGCTGCGGCTCAACATCAACgcgcgggagcggcggcggatGCACGACCTGAACGACGCGCTGGACGAGCTGCGGGCGGTCATCCCCTACGCGCACAGTCCCTCGGTGCGGAAGCTCTCCAAGATCGCCACGCTCCTCCTGGCCAAGAACTACATCCTGATGCAGGCGCAGGCCCTGGAGGAGATGCGGCGCTTGGTGGCTTATCTCAACCAGGGCCAGGCCATCTCGGCcgcctccctgcccagctccgccgcggcggcggcggcagcggcggcggcgctgcaCCCCGCCCTCGGCGCCTACGAGCAGGCGGCCGGTTACCCCTTCAGCGCCGGGCTGCCCCCCGCCACCTCCTGCCCGGAGAAATGTGCCATCTTCAACAGCGtctcctccagcctctgcaAACAGTGCACGGAGAAGCCTTAA